atatttgtgtgaaGCCTTCACCAAGTAGGTCAATGGCAGAGCCTCCCAGCATGACCTCACAGATGTGGATGGAGTTTTCATGCTCAGGGTTTGAAACTTATGATGGGCAACAAGAAAGCACATTTGGGGACTGAGGAAGACTTGTCATGGGATTTCTAGggaagaaacaaaggaaaggaaaggatgaGATCACGGCAGTTTGAGGAGGaacaagcatgagaaaacagaaggaaaagggaatgaaaaagcTGGTCATGGTAAACAGGAGGCTGCTCAAAACACTTCCCAGGCCATGCCCTGACActgatccccacagcctgtccttttttcttaataactccattgccaagaagtcTCTGTCCAGGgatctctctgctcctggcacagattgtggcccaagttccagcccctgcagtgGGAAACACTAACAGCAAACTCCTGAGTTCTTTGGGAGGCCCAGACTGGAGGGTGTGGGTGTGTGGGTGGGTTGGAAGCACAAAACAGTGAAGGAAATGCAAAGCTCAAATCACTACGAGGCCTGTGGGGATCAGAACAGACACGGAAATCAGATGAAAGTCCTGTGGTGTGTGTTGACACATCACGGACAAGGAAAATGCAGTGAGGTGGAAGCTGCATGGTCTCTTTGTTCTCCTTGATACCCAGAGATGTTTTGTACAAACCAAGTGCACCTCCTACCAAGAAATGTTCTGTACAACGTGCCcacaaataaaatggaaattggACCACAGTCCCACCCACAGCACTTTCCACAGTCTTGGTTAATAAGGTATAAaatgtagcctgactttgtccctaagtgggggatgagaattggacacaacatgtgcagggacagatggaggggtttgtccccctggccctgcccagaagggacacctttcaggaagggttgtggccttggctgtgctgagggttgacccgggcaatgcagcttgggattgcagtggcactgtcagggctctgcagagctcctggcagttcctgcatttgtccccagcaatgccagagaactgcaggggttgcagtcaatcacttgtgctctttgtgaccccgactggctctgctgaatgggagcaggcctggagttcccagactgttctTGCATCCAGTGTtgggcctgcagtgacgtttgtgcagcattaAATTGgtgcagtggcaggatggccatggatccattcctgcagaaacacaatggggctccatcccaggcagggatagaatgggcccacaaatgttggaaggataagaagcagggagttttggccctgtggaatcccatggaatcaAAGGAACCCTGGAACATGgcggaacctcatggaataaaggggacattgtgaccctgcagcacctcatggaaccaaaggaagtCTGGGACatggcagggcctgatggaaacaaaggaacctcctgggaacaaagggaccccGGGACACTGCCAAAACTCAGGGAGACAAGGGAgccccaggacactgtggaatctcctggaatccaggggccattggaataCCCTGGctcctcctggaaccaaagggaacatgggacactgcggaacctcctggaatcaaAAGGACCCCGGGACTTTGTGGAACgtcagggaatcaaggggccagtgtgacatcccagaacctttggaaccaaagggaaccaatgggacactgtggaatctcatggaatcaagggtccattgagacactggggaaaatgatggaatcagtgggccATTGTCACACTTCAGGGCCTTATGGAGCCCAAGAATGCTGGGAAAaagtgcaacctcatggaatcaaggagccattgtcacactgcagagcctcaaggaataagggatgcaatctttgcctcagattttgtcaacaaattacatttaaggaattacagaagtgtgattgaaccacttttgtcccacTGGTTTAATGATTGGCCAAATgacaatatttatataaaatgaatcatttattcttacaaatgagcagacaaaagatcttaatcagaattatttactacactgTATAAAGCTAAAACTGCTAGGTGTACAGTATAAGATAGGATAGTGCACTATATTGAAGAAATTATTGaacaattatattaaaactagccaaaggaaataattattatGTGGAGAtctgatgtaactcacccaCACCAACGGTCGtgagatttcttttgctcaacCTTGAAgagtgtccttggagggcgtccccacccaaggcaggaatctccacacatctaccccaagaagggctgtgttagaagaacctgcctggatgaaaggggactggactttTCTAGGATGAAGTGACtgactgctcctcacaaatggacaggccagttaccagcttctctgtcccatccaacttccaaaagcaggatgtgtgtttggagtttggtgaaccaggctggtttgagcatcattcaacaccaaaaccattcccagatctcacagacagcttgcatgagagctggcactgttggcattgtctgATGGCATTTTAGGCCTTATCAGGGtaggccctcctgccacccgggcagagaggttggctgtgaaagtccatcctggagatgcacagggagccaagacttgggctcctgagtgacatccaacaatggacagggggatgggactgaccagatgaaagtgtctcaggcagagcacctggcacttggccttgttgaacctccttCAAGTGGCCtgggcccatggatccagcctgtccagatccctctgcagagccttcctgccctccagcacaccaacactcccccccagcttggtgtcccctgggaactgcctgaggctgcactcgatgcccttgtgcagatcattgagaaagagattgaagtgccctgagcccagtgctgagccctgggaacacccctggATGGAACTCCACTCCCCaccactccttgggcctggccatccacacaGATGTTTCCCCAGTGAACAGATgctgaaaaatgtgtttgataAAGTTCCTGTAAGCCCAGAATATTGGGGTAAGTGCAGATTTCACTCTGTACAATAGAgcatttcattcattttctctcttttcctccctctgtggatTGAGAGCtcttgtgacttcagtgtgtgactcactgtgtgcacaggaaaaatacagagaggaaaaaagtaaacaggagacaaaaaaggaaatatttgcttATTGCTTCTTTAATACAAGATATTCACTTTGAATACAATTCTGAGATCTCTGTAATTAACCACAAAAGAATTGAAGACTTACAAGTAAATTACTCCCAGGTCTTGTTAAGATGCCATCTCTGAGAagagtgtggaggaatgagcagacaaggaaaccatccctgggggctgggtatgcaggaactcagagtcactggttACAAGTGGAAAATGGTCTGTGGGATGTGGCTGTGAAATCTGTCTAATAAACCTCAAAAGAGTGGAAGacttaaaagtaaattattcccaGAGTTTTTTCTCCCTAAGATGTTTTGAGTGTCAATGAGCCCTTGGGCACTGAAATCCTGAACTGAGGATCTGAAGACTGAACAAGCCTCTAGAGAAGTAAAATTCATCAGGAAACCTCCAAGTTGCTGAGGATGTCAGCAAGACCCACTGAGGCCATCACTGAAAAGAGACCATGAAGGGAATgaactggggcaggaggaatcccagcccatgggggttgtggagggagatgagtgtccttctggccccaggtctgcagagccacaaggagacacctctgttgactcagctgagtcccttctctcagtgcaggtgaaggagatccctcctgggcactgtctgggtttcctgtctaatgatgggacatgaaaaggggactcttggacttaactctgtgtctgtctggagaaatgacagtgctgaaagaagtgtctgtgcccagctgagagaaggcacatcattatttccttcagctgtgtgccagcaggttcccctggagccccagggacagctggagggagcccagaggggcagagcaagggctgcctggggctgttgctgtgctgctgagctgggccaggctcctggcacacagggagctcctggcaagcaagaagagcttcaaagagacagctctgctggtgagcagctcctctgcacagcccagcagggctgagggcactgcctgcagcacccagggcacaggagaggaggcagagagatgagaggcagcctgggctgggaggtgactgagctctcaccacgggagaaaccttcccaggatttgaaggaagaattctctggctgtaggaaagttcaacttgccttcctggaggcatctcctatAGCTGGTAAATCtcacagcttctaggatctttcagcaggactctcccagttgctgcagtgcagaggaagtggccatatggcagagcagggcaggagctgcaggcagcaagggcagagaggagaagggagcaggaggttcaagggatcctgggctgggaggacagggcagagctgctcagggcaggaaccttgccagccctttgccagggtcaggctctggctgcagagcagtgcaggtgagttcctgcaagtgcctctctcagctgccaaatggcagcagtggcaggagctgtcaggatggctctgctggatttgctggggtgcagcaggagaagctgctgcagagcaggacttgctgctgccccatcagaggcccagggccagaaggttccatgtgccagggctgcctgtggggtgggaaggtgggggtgcagccaggggtgcccagggctgtggtgcagagcagggtcctgcccccagggctctgtgtgctggggcagggactctgctgcctgccagggtcagctctcagcccggccaaggagctgccacggggctgggggagaagggctgtggggaaggaacaactcctgggagggcagagcagggcagagtctTTCTGATCTCCAAAgtgtgctgcagggatgagggctaGTCACAGCTCCAGAATAAAGCAGgaaatttcccagaaggtatttccaagaggcacagacagacagggagTACCTTAAAGAGAATgaaccagttctttcagtgttatactCTGGGTTGTCTGGGTGCTGACTGCGACAAGGGAAATCaatctctgagcacaggaggagacactgaaaCTTGAACTCTGTTAGATTAGAGGGGATTGAACCTGAGAGTGTCAGACATTAAAACTGTCTTTTAGACAGCATCAGTGTCACTTTTTCAGCCCTGGGCccagagaagcagctgctggcagggacagctccaggcagcagagccctgggcagggagtggggggcaAGTGCTCCCAAAGGCCTCGGGGAGGGGGTgttcaggcagctctgggatcccttccctgcagctctgctgggcactgggtGCTGGGCCAtagaaatgaggattcctgcagtggaaaagaacTTTCCCAGGTGTGATGGtagaaatagaaaacacaggTGCAATTATTCTAAATTCAGACTaagcttctgctctgcagccccagctcttctGATTCATTACAGTAGAGATGGAACTTTTGTATTCAAGGTCTCTTACATCTGACATtccttgtgtgtgtgagagctcTACCAAAAAATTCCATGTCCCCCTGGACCAGAGCAAAGCTGACTTCTTGGCAGTGCATTTGGTGACATTTGACACATTGATTTCTTGTAGCAATGGAGTGGCTTTTTCACAGAGGTCTGTCTTAACTGTTCCGTgccctttccttttttgaacAGACTCTGTGctaaaaagcagcaaatgtccaacagcagctccatgccccagttcctcctcctggcattggcagacaggcgggagctgcagctcctgcacttctggctcttcctggccatctccctggctgccctcctggccaacggcctcatcctcagcgctgtagcctgtgaccaccacctgcacacccccatgggcttcttcctgctcaacctctccctcacagacctgggctgcatctgcaccactgtccccaaagccatgcacaattccctccggaacaccacaaccatctcctacatgggatgtgctgcacaggcctttctgcttgtcttctttcttggagcagagttttccctcctcaccatcatgtgctacgaccgctacgttgccatctgcaaacccctgcactacgggacccttctgggcagcagagcttgtgcccacatggcagcagctgcctgggccactgggtttctcagtgctctgctgcacacagccaacacattttccctgcccctgtgccagggcaatgccctgggccagttcttctgtgaaatccctgccatcctcaagctctcctgctcacactcaggctacctcagggaacttGGGCTCACTGTGGTTATTGCCTGTTTaatgtttggttgtttcattttcattgttttctcctatgtgcagattttcagggctgtgctgaggatcccctctcagcagggacggcacaaagccttttccacgtgcctccctcacctggccgtggtctccctttttgtcagcacgttattctttgcctacctgaagcctccctccatctcctccccatccctggatctggccctgtcagttctgtactcggtggttcctccagcattgaaccccttcatctatagcctgaggaaccaggagctcaaggatgccctgaggaaactgATAACTGGCTGTTTTTCGgaagcaataaactctccttcttctgcctGTTATTTACCTCATAAAAGGCCAATCCTGTTATGGACTTCATTAAAGGCCCACCATACCTTCTCTATTTTTTACTTCTGATAggagtgttatttttgtgagaatttgttcacatcaaaaaatctttatatctataaatatatctacaaggatatatataaaaatatctttttatatatgaacaccattttcaattcagtgtttgcctttctagcctggcccgGAAGGTGTACAGATTGGGAATTGTACTCACTGTGTTCttcaaccaaataaagaactgtGCATTggcttgtttgcctgacatctttcctctctgacttctctgcagctgcagggtcggggcctctgtgcagagctgggccagaaaagagtcccagcagagcagcactgccagggagcagcagcccttctcctgcgtggcctcctctcccttcccttccacactgtcctgcagagccctgtgttgttggaggcctcagtgctctggcagtgggtcccagtcctgctgcaggactgtccagggactgcaggcagggacagccacgggcactgctggcacagagctgacctctgcagcagcactgccatcctgcaggggcatctcctcaggccagggcctgaaagcttccatctgctttccactttgctctccaggatgtgcccaacacaacgccctgcagaggaaaacagcagtgaccagcacaagggcgggagtgctcagggtgggggcacccagcagtgccctggcacagccagcgccgctcccagcactggcctctcaccccaggccattgggcttgttcttccctccaaggagggacatcaaatgaccagctcaggagtacatgtttgcactgcatgcacaagacatgcccatgtgtcacggcttggggctgggggggtggaaggcttagacaaagttgatggcagaagccgtctcgttgagctacgaggtgcagaaaggacccccttgctttctaaattccttctcagagaggactctggctgtggctggatccaatctcagactcagattttagttttaattgaaggaattatagaggtgtgattcaatTACTTTGTCCTGCAAGGTTTAGtaatggcaaatcagaaatatttctttaaaatgaattatttattatgtcaaatgaacagaaaatttaccagacaagtgaacagacaaaagacctcaatcagaattatttactgcacagtataaaacccaaaaaacttctagcagtatagtgtaagataggatATTGTagtctatcaaagtcattctattaaagcaGTTGGATCAAAgccaacaaaaagaaacaatcctgaagcagagattgatgtaactcaccccacaacgATAGGGAGTAGTTCtatctctttcacttaacccctgggcagtgaccatgaagagctgaccctgcttcatggcacaagctccacacacttcaaggaagtctgtggaagaatctgccccatgacagttggacggggcttttatagttatcaagggtttgactgccagacatatttgcgggtcagggagcagcttctctgtcaaatcctgcttcgGAAAGCAGGATCTGTGtctgaagtttcatgaagcattttgggtttagcagaATTCAAccttaaaaacagcaccttgactccagcagtaactcatcacagagagcttgcattgtttgcattctctgaccattgtttaggtaatatcagagcagagcatcctgccagaaatggccccttgattccatgaggttgcaaaagctctcagggttcctttggttccttgagaccctgcagtgtcacaatggctccgTGATTCTAGGATGTTCCAGaatatcccagggttcccttggctccaagaggctcccctgtgtcccaccggcccctggattccagcaggccctgcagtgtcccaatggccactcggttccaggagccacagcggctgccgccggcgtctgtgcccggagccgccgctcccacggggctgccgcactcaccgccggggttgccgctcgcaAATTGACACATTGTCAATAACccatccagctgactgggatgggtgtaagagctcGGGAACATAGGATAATCAGTCATGCCCTGAAAACGTTGGAACATTCTCTACCTGACTCGTAACCTAAATGGAACcgtttggatacaattcccaaatatttgggaaactccagtcattcctgacaccaggatggaaattcagcagataactaaagccagtcaccttgggagcccacaaccagcggggctgagggaggccctggcagctccccagcacctccctctcagtgggacacctctggcagcctctcccagctcaggaaccctccagtttccaacactccaaagaccctcgctgatgcccaggacaattctgatccccctccacaaatactcctccagctgtgaccctggtctgttgggaaacacaaagggattggtgggagtgtttccctgacaaggaggagaatttgggagagggacctttccacacccagctcttgatgtgtccacacatctctgcctgggtgtgggtgtgacttgactgtggtgggaatgttgttattgggaatctataattcagtcactgttaaaattgtggcaaatgctattgaatcacctTATAACTGTCAAACTGgtcaataattaaatgctagtaatctcttttgcccccttataTTTGTGTCCAAATCCTTTGCatcctgaccctcttgcattccaaggctctgtgtaaatcattctctttcatcaaaaaatatatttttcatgacttccacttCGAAATCTTCCtgcttagctaaactacaaaacaactctaattagttgttgatgtcttgaagacaattaaagaaagaaaaataatttgtttttcaatgttttaatgggtcccacagtgtgtttggagttgcatcagctgtcagtccaagatgggccatgtcagaactggtgaggttggggggtgaggagcaaggttgatcatccagggtcagtgtggatctcctgaggagacactcagcatcaagatcacttggagaacacctctgtcacctcttgtctgaacttaaaaatatccatccttgaattaaaaaaaaaaagtacaaattttgaatacttgttttgaaattgccttgaagacaattaaaggaagataaagagatcctgagggatttctgcattttaatgagccccacggtgtgtttgcagcccagcccatgatcctgaggtgctgagagaagactgaagcagctgctgaagaagtcagaagccaaactccaagtgccttgaagcattgctgggccccactgagggcaggcactgacaaagcctccccagggactccttggagcagctccttggaggccaggagtgcaggcagacaaaggctctgggcaggcccctgcaatgctgagcaaagcctgccttggttttgtggagcacaaaggccaaggcctgagccccaggccctggcccagcagatcctgtccctcccggctggctcagggctgtttggggggcactgggatgggagggggaggaacaacaaaggcccaaaactgggcaacccctgccaggctcctgagggaggggcgaggcagaaaccaagggcagaacctgccaggcaagttggttgtggtggcctgagtggcagaggcagctgccagaggcaaggggacaaaggcctgggtgcctttgggccttgcagccctgccagagcccttggccatctctcctgcaggctgtcctgccctggccctgctgctgctctggccttgcaggctgcacacacccctcctgctttcccaccccctcccagcagcatttctagaccctccctgatgtctctgcaccagctctggctgttccctggaacacaaagccatgggctgatcctgactccctctgggtgacctcttgcagcacaagggtccctgttgagtgatatttctttttcctcaccttcattCTGAACCTTCcatgctactctttgtggagatttcattctatttccaatacagagaaaagctccatcctgtcagatctcctctagaccctctcctgttcttcctcattcctccagaatggggaacctcacagacagacagaccagtcctgatgtggtgaccccagggctgagtccagggggtgaaaactcccttgtctgggtgcccacacaccccccaaggcagccccatgtgcagttggccttaaatcaaggggccattctgattctttgtaacgtcatggaatcaagtggcactgtgacactgcagggcctcatggaaccaaaggaatgcagggacactgtggaatctcatggaaccaagggaccattgtgacatgcggggtctctttggaacaaaaggaactctGAGACATCTCAGATCCTCATGAAACCAAGGGGCCATAGTGACACTGAAGAGTCTCCTGGcacccactgtgcctccccagaactccatggaatcaagcagagctgctgcctcccccccgccgccgcacggaccggagtcaccggctctgccccgcttggacacctctggagtcagcgtgttcttgggcagcacaactgatctcagagcAGAGAGTTTTCCAGagtttgctttgccccctctctaccctggaggaaaagggggaagggaggcacatgttgatccctgtttgtatttacaaaagggagttggggcagatgggtagagaggaggcaatttctctctctgctgttgctttgaactcTTCTGTTGGTATTActggttttgctgctatatttcttgtcagtcaactggttttttttttcacttgtacctccttgtattttgtctccctgtagtggtggggaataaaaggggagagagttcattttattggagttcccaccccaatatgtgtctttaaaccaggaaaGGTTGCTCAGGGGTTCCCTGAAATTTGGaatcatccacaaaggacttgaaaaaacattttatccCATTATATAGAGAGCTCTTCAGCattggtgttcaagggctgatcactgagggatttcaccaggaagttgctgccaaaaggactttgtaccatggattttattggacactcttcattcagccaacttcccatccaccacatcttccacttcttcagtccagctctcaccagtctggccataaggtCAGGgcaccatgtcaagggccttgataaagtctgggcacaaaacatccccttctattccctcccacaggggttctgcaatccctgccttgtccttcccatgcttgggaatggctgcaggaggacttgccctatccccttccctgctgagcctgagcagtctggaactctcccaaccctccttcctgccctgtttgcagactggtgccatgtctgcctttgccaaggccccaggaagctctgggctggctctggcctttccaagggtttgggagaggtctcccagtgacactgcccagccttctcaatagccCTGACTCTAAAACCTTTTCTATATCACACATTTTgagaggagtgcccaggacacaacacaggttgtcctggttGTTCTGGAGAAttagaagggatttcttcctcgaggccaacccctccaattggatttgaatgcagctgaaaggtttcctcagcatttcccccagtgcctccctgccctgaaggtttctggccctcaggctggagctgagggggttgggcaggtgcccgaggagggggtagaacaagggctgtgtccaactgtgccaggagggctgtgctgggcaaggatgaggaggctgcagaaaacagtggcactggggaggtgagaggagcaggtggagagaccttgtgcctgcccacgctgggcaggagctgccccaggatggcagctctgaagcactcataggatgtccctgtgaacaggaggggaagactggatctgaaaatgaaacctggaaagcagagagcaggagtgtcatggtgtcactgcaggagagttccagccctggagcaaggtcacagaagaagtgacccagtacatgcagtggcctcagaagatcccacaacatcctggagatgctggaagggagcccagctctgcttcacaagttcccagggcctgtccctgcctgtgccccaagggcttccagcccccaggactgtgctcagagagcactcaggccttacagcgagaaaggggctcaggaggacagtgtggaagtggcaagagagcagctctgcaaagaccaagccctgctgctccctggcagtgctgctgggctgggattctTGTCCCCTTCCCATTTGCAAAtcccccctgtcctgcagtgtgctgtcctttaggaacatctgagaagaagggtcttggacaaagaaggcactgcagggtcctttattttgtttaaatactcagagaccacaattcattatttttacat
This Pseudopipra pipra isolate bDixPip1 chromosome W, bDixPip1.hap1, whole genome shotgun sequence DNA region includes the following protein-coding sequences:
- the LOC135404649 gene encoding olfactory receptor 14C36-like, translated to MGFFLLNLSLTDLGCICTTVPKAMHNSLRNTTTISYMGCAAQAFLLVFFLGAEFSLLTIMCYDRYVAICKPLHYGTLLGSRACAHMAAAAWATGFLSALLHTANTFSLPLCQGNALGQFFCEIPAILKLSCSHSGYLRELGLTVVIACLMFGCFIFIVFSYVQIFRAVLRIPSQQGRHKAFSTCLPHLAVVSLFVSTLFFAYLKPPSISSPSLDLALSVLYSVVPPALNPFIYSLRNQELKDALRKLITGCFSEAINSPSSACYLPHKRPILLWTSLKAHHTFSIFYF